Sequence from the Acropora muricata isolate sample 2 chromosome 10, ASM3666990v1, whole genome shotgun sequence genome:
AGTGCAACTTGCATTCCGAAATGCATGACAtctataataattaacaattagtgctcaagcccgaatgggctctgagtcaatagcccacgaggCCAAAGGCTGAAGGGGCTATTGACTCAGCTATTGACactataaatttattttttggtcgTCTAGTGAGCAAAAACAGCATGATAAGGGTGAAGTGCatgtaaaaaatataaaatatgaGTAGGGTCTAAGTTTCTGGAGTCTAAATATCATGTAGGATCTATGATGTTCATTGGTGTAtctgttacaggtcaaatttatatttaggtaattttttttaacctaggtcaacttttaacaacctaggttatttttaaatcaacctaggttatttttaaatcaacctaggttatttttaaatcaactgtctgaaaaagtgccttttgcatttcaccacccaccccttccttcttgttctgacattcccctcctatctttagttgttcctaacccccctgacttgcctcttccctaaccctaacccctgtaatctcattcttacctttcccctttttcttgttgttgatactcatgaggatttgaacacccaacctctggatctgtagtcctccaccttatccactaaaccatgcaagcaaccgttgcagtggtgagactttttctcattattattactaccctaaccccaaccctaaccctaaccctaacctaacagtactttataaataacctaggttaaaaaagttcacctaggttaaatcaaaaataacctgaaatcaaatttgacctgtaacatatccAATATCCATTGCCTGTATATGTTAACCTTATATTCTACTTTGTTTCCTTTTACATAATTTGCTGTTGTGCAAACTTGAATTTCCCTGCATTATAGCTCTATTTCCTTACAAAAGGTGCAGTTTGCTATCCAGGGCAATTTCCTTTTATACCAGTTTATTTGCCTGAGTGCACAGGCATTATATATCATATGTATATACCTACTATAAATATACCCTCCTCAAAAACTGTTTTTCTTAATTCACTTCACAACAAACCTGCACTTGCGACATTTATAGCTCTTGTGAGCTGAAGAAGAGGTgtctttaagttctttaatcACAGATGAGAGAAGATCTTTGCTTCCATATTGCTGGCCTGTGCAAGCAACAAAGGATAACACATTGGTcagttaataatatatatgttaTTAAAGCCATGCTCTTAGTTATTAAATTCCAGTCCAGGGAAGCCTACTTGCATAAGCTTTCAGCTTCTTTAGGGTTCCTTGTCACTGCTTCAATATCAAGTATTGTATGGCCTATGCATCAATAGCTCATGAGGagaagccaaatgggctattgacccctGGCCCTGGTCTAAttcattattatttgttttagtaCCACGcgactagttggacagaaaaggacCATTATTAACAGTACTCTTGCAGCAtagccaattaaaatgcagCATTTGCATTactccactagttgggtgatacttaTAAGCAATAATTTGTAATCAAAACATGTAATAACACTCTGCTCCAGTTTTTGTGAGAACTACTTCCCCATAATTTAGGAAACTAAAGGCTTAGGCATCACAGAAATGAACCTTAAACTGTGTGAGTGTGGTTCATCTTATCAGCTGTTTTTGGCAAAGTAAAGAAAATTTGCAGTAAGGAAATGTGTGAAGAGTTTAGTTTCTGAGGAATCTGTTGGTGGGaaagtaaaatatgcaaattttgcaTCAAATGAGTTAATAGGGGTTAATTAAAATTATGGCTATCATCAGAATTACTGGTAAGAACAAAACTGTTGTCATTACAGCCCATTTGGCCTTTGGCCTTGTGGGCTATTAATtcagagcccatttgggcttgaggaataaattattgttaaataatttgacccttatcaagtGGTTTGACATCTTGACATCAATGGTATCATTATAATATActtaacaaaatttaaagtcTTTCATTGGTTAATAATGAGTGCATAAATAGATTAGAGACTGCAAATGGAGGTTATAAAGTGCAATACGAAAGTTGCTATGGAAACTGCAGGGGATGCACGAAATttaaacacaaaaagcaaaattatgGCTGAAAGCTGGTTTGCTTCATCTGTTGACCAACTGAAActaaatgcaaaaaacaaaaacacaactaAATCAACACAAACATGGTTGAATGTCTGGGAAAAATgggcaaatgaaaaaaaattcaatccTAAACTGGAGGAGTATGAGCATGAAGATCTCgataaaaagttacaaatgtTTTACGCTGAAGTATGCACCAAAGATAGGCTCTTTTATAATTTTGTGGCGAATattataaaaaagaaattgcatgATCACTTGTGCATTTTATTACATATGGTCACTcgtgatgtttttaaagttctcaaactgCACTCGCCTGCTGCTCATGCAATtttaagaactttaaaaacatcactCATGTCCATATATCACAAAATGCACTTGCATTCATATGATTTTCTATACTTATCAAGTTGAACACACTCTGTAACTGATTTGCCAATAGCTTCAGTCTGTATTCTTTGTAGGCAGGGTTTGTTTTGTCCACTGTATTTCCCATTGCTTCATAAAGTTGAAGCTGCACAACAAAACCATCATTGGGActaaaaacgaaaagaaaaatgaaaatatttatgATATTTAATAATTTCCAACTTATTACTAGATGTGCTTGGTAATGATTCTCAAGGAACATTAGTGCATAGCTGAACATCCAGCACAGCACAATTTTAAATCCTGTTGACAATTTGGCTGTTTCTAGTCTGGACACACACAGAAAGCTTTTACTTGAACAACACTGCTCTGCCAGTCACACCTTGTAGAAGGAGAAGATCAGaccacaacaacagcaaaacacaGCACAAAAATATCATCCCTTGTTCTTTCTGTGGGTTGTTATGCTGCACAAAATTTCCAAAACTGAATGGTTGTGGtaactaaataaaattaatgaaagattTTGTTTTGCAAGAAACTACAGTGTTGTGTCTCTGGCGAAGTGAATCCCAAAATCTGacatcaaacaagctgataaggTTCAAATTCGTATGGGTAATTGCATAGGAGCAAGTAAacttaaggattaatatcacagtggtgttttcagaagttgctgaaattgcccaagTCCTGCAGCGctgagggcaatttcagcaacttctgaaaaaacAAGAGattttaatccttaattttaagaggatccattgcgattacatggttaataacatagagggcaaaattccTGAATTTCTCAATGCATAAGAGTGCCACAGTGTTTGGTTGCAGACATTGCCTTcatactcttctaaatttgcttggaaatttttttcattcacccactttttgaaaactttcttCTGTGCTATTCttagtgttttcattttcgatCTTCTCCTTCAATTCTgtgatatattcctcgtcaactatctcaaAACAAGATGCCACTGTTACAGAAGCCATTCTTTTACGTGCTCTGATGAAGAATGAACCCTCGAAATATCAGCTTCATAAACTTTCTAGTGCAGTAATTTGACTCTAATCAACTtgttgataccaaatttttgtcttcaaatatttgagaacaataatattattattattgcaaatcCAACCATTGTCACTTCAAAGACAGCTTTTTCTTGTCAACTTTTTCAAGACCCTGACTGTGTGACTGGCCAAGGTTCAAGCCTGCATGAGACCTTCAAGCTCATGCTGCAATATGATGCCCACCAAACTGAGCCAAAAAAATTCTCACTTGGCCTTTGGATATCTGTTCTGTAAGAAAACCAAGGCCTCATCTAAAGACATCCCCTTTGTCTTCATCAAGTAGGCTAATACAACAGCTGAACTTCTTGATATACCTGACAGACTGTAAAGAAACATTCATgggaaaatataaaaataaaattacccCGTAAGAAGAAATCACATATGAAAAGGGTTAAAATCATTATGTTCGTTTGCAAAATAATTTTGGCCCGTGTTTCAGGTGATCAGCTTAATTACCTAGTTGGCATTGGGTGATGGGTTATTGACAAGTAAGGTAAAGTTGTTGTTTCAACTAGAAAATCAAATTGACTAATGAAACCAAGTGTAGTATTGGTTTTGGTATGTGTCACACCATCTTGTTTTCAAAGTTCAAAGTGGTTTATGAAAATgagtacaaaaatttggttttatcaaacgagttgataataaggttgaattaccacggtgaaagatttagaaggctgatgtttggagcgttagcccttcgctctgacgaagggctaacgctcgaaacgtcagctttctaaatctttcacggtggtaattcaacctttatcaactcgtttgataaaaccaaatttttgttttgatctctcccaccgacacagcaccacagtttctttagaaactagaaattcattatgAAAATGAGGAATCCATCTATAATCATGGTTTGCCAGAAATGGTAGTTAGTTTGCACTTGGCATTGGATCTGTAACTGCTTTGgtttgtcatttgaaaaccgctatGTGTTTAATTATTCCACATCCCCATGGTTCGCAATTCCACTCGATTTTCCAAAGTAGCCATTCTCAGTTTTCACATTAAAGACTTGTTTTTATGAATGTTTGAACATACCAATGTaccaaaacattttctttcttgtcaatcCCATCAGTGATAAATTCAGAACAATCGTCGAAAAAACTTAACAGGTCTGTATCGTGTTCGTCTAAGCATTGCACATGTTTTAAGATAATTAAATCTTCATTCTCCAGTCTGAGGGGCTCAAGGTCCACCGTCAGgattcttgttttttcttctgaTGGTCTAGTATTAGCTAGGGCAATTGCATCTGCTCTAGAACCAATGTAAaggttttccttgacaaaaGACATTTTACTTCGTCCATGTTTTGAATTCCTTCGGAAGATACGGATACTCAGTCGTAAGTCTCCGAAGGAATATCCGGAAACAAACGACACGAAATCGACTTTAACACCCTCGTGCTGCTCGGTGGACTGAAACCTAAAATCAGTCAAGTTGAGCGCAAATTATTGCGATTGACATGGATTCAAAGAAATTAAATCTTGAGTTAGACCATCGTTCGCGTAAATTTGTTTCGACGAATGTATCGAATAATGGGCTAGAATTTCTTGAGGACAATAGCGTTTTATTCGAGCACCTGTCTTTAGAGATCATAGTGAAAATCATGTCTTCCTTGACACTTGCAGATATTCTTCTGCTCGAAAGAACATCTAAAAAGTTCTCAAACGCGACATCTATCCTCTTGAGGACAAGAAAAATAGTGGATTTTACAGAGGGGAAATGGTATGGTGAGATGTCTTCACTCATTACAGATGGCATTTTTTCAAGGTTGTTAAAGCGGTGTCCAGAAGTGAACAGTGTGTTGGGTATACATCCGAGATCGATAACAAAACGCCAACAAAGATACGTCGATACCTTGAGCGTGGATGGTGTCACGGCGGCGTTAACTTTTTGTGCCAAACTTAAATCAATCAGCACATCTAACGTTCAAATACTAGACGCTATGTTGGCAATCAATCCAACTTTGGAAATTGTCGGTGGTTTTCGAAACCGAGGGGGAGACTTCCCCATTTCACCTCTGAACAATTTATCAATTCCAAGGGATGTGAGATTATCACAACTTATCTTGACTGGTGTTACAGTCCCATCTCTTCCTGCGATAGGAACATTGAGCTTTCTTCAGTTACGCTGGGTGAAGTTCACAGATCCTGATCCATTCAAAGATTTTTCCTGTCCTATGTTGGAACACTTTATTATGAAAAACTGTATGGGTGACATTGACACTGGCTCTTTTAGTGCTATCACCTGCTTTCCTCTTTTCCATGCCTTAGGAAGAGCAGGGCATCTGGAGCGACTTGAGCTGGTTCGTGTGCCTTTCCCAGGAGGAATTTTTCGTCACGTAGTGGAGGACAACTGGAGAATGGGTAGCTTCAGATGTTTGACTCGTGTGTCACTAGCATCCTGTTATGATGCCCTTGAAGTAGATTTGGGTTATCTTGTTCTTGTGTCAGCCTTTAGACTTGAAGAATTAATCATCCAACCATCATTAACCAAAGATGCAGTCTTTTCAGCTCTACTTATGGCACATGCTGATTATCCTAGATTTGAATGCCTTCATTTAGGATATACAGATGAGTTTCCTGAAAAGGGGCAATACACTGAAGATGAACTTCTTCAGTATGGCTTATCTATCGAAAGGGAACAGTCACCTACTCTGTCTGACAGAGGGATGAAATTAGCTTTGCAAGTTTTTCCTCAAGTTCGTTACTTGGCAGTCTGTAGTTGCCCAAATCTCAAAAATGCATCTCTCTGGTACACTCCAAGTCTGACATGCAGGGCTTTGCGTGATTTGACTTTGTCAAAGTGCAAGAACTTATTTATTGAGCATGTTTCCCAATTCATTGGCCAGTTACCAAGTCTTGAATACCTTCATGTTGAACATATGTTTAAGAAAGGTGATGAAGCTGTGGATGGAAGAGTTGATACAGAGAGGAAACTGATCATCTCTTCGCAAACAGTCACAAGTGTTTCCCTTAACAAATGTGGTGTCATCAAGCTGTCAGTTTTAAATTGCCCAAATCTCTGCACCCTGTCTTGTTCCTCTTGCAAAAGCCTTGCTCATGTTGAATTCCAAAACTGTCTGTTGAGTCGTGCAAGTTTTTCCTGTTGTCCAGCTTTATGCATAAAAAGTGTCTTAGATGAAGTCCATAGATTACCAGCAAATGGAAGTCGAGTAATCTCTCTTCGTCCAACTGAATCTTTCGAACCTCTAGAACTTGAGAGGCAGTTCTTCTCATCTACACTTGATTATCATTTTATCATAGTTCACGATCATAGAAATTCTATTGGTATTGTGAGCAAACTTGCAATTTATAGCTGGGTTGATATCATTACAGCCATCAATTGCGAACTTATCGATAATCTGGATTTTCCTCAAGCAGACCTCAAATCAAAAACGTCCAAAGATTTTCCTTGGAACAGAGACATTTATCGCATTCACAAAAAGCTTCCAAGTGGGCAAGTTGAAATAATGACAGATGTTCCTTGGTTTCAAAAGCTGTCAACTTCTATGGAAAGTTCATGTTCCCTGCAAATAGCAGATTCCTCAAATCAACAGCTGCCGCGGCTGAAGAGTAATCTTCCCATGAGTGTGTGTCTTGAtatcttaaaagaagaaatctgTGAAAGTTTTTCAGCCTGCAAAAGACTTTATAGGCATATTTTGGTTCTCCACTTGAATGCAGTTGATGTGAGTCATGTGTATGAGCAGGGTGTATAGAAGTTGAACCCTTGTTTATTGCAAAACATGTGATGGCAAAGTTAAAATATGACTTTTGGAGGCCACTTTCCTGGGTTTTTGCTGCCTACATATTTTCAATAAAGACCCAAATTATTCTGCAAGGAACATACTTTAAAGATGTATTTGActcagtttttcaaaacagcttaTGACGCTGTTCTccctttttcagtttttcctttACCCTTTGTGTGAAATTGTTGTTTTATCAACAGGTCACTTCCCAAAATCCATGGCAAATTTTTTTAACCATGGTAGGCACTTACTAGTGTTAAATACCACAAAAACCCAATAATAAGCAGTAACAATGATTTGCTCAAATTGGCCATTTAACCAAGTCATCAAGTTTGTGTAGGTTAGGATACACGGTTGTGTCCATGTAAACTGATCTAAGGGTTTGATTGTGACCTGAGATTGACATAAAAGAGGGCTGACCTCAAAAGTTGGTGAAAACAACTCTTCAACTTGGTTTGCACGGGCCTTGAATAGTCcttgaaaaaaaacatcatgtCCTGGAAAAGTCCTTGATATTGGAAACATTTTTGTTTgctcttgaaaagtccttgattTTTCCATATTAGTCCTTGAATATTTGTGAAAGCTCCTTGAATGAAGTAACCTCTGTTAAAAAGCATTGTTTTGCAAACAAGAAAGTTTGAAAGTGCAGCTGTACACAAATTTGATTGTATTTCGTGTTATGTCAAATTGTGGGGAAATAAGACCTTGAAAAAATGATTTTGGTCCTTGAAAAGTTTGTGAATTTTCTCCCCAAAATTCCCTGAACAATGTTTAACCTCGTCACACAATCTTTCCTTCCCTGTTTGTTGGGGAGGAAAGATTGTGTGATGAGCCAAAGCAGTGTCTGTGAAGGATGCTTGGACTTAATTGCGGTCTTGTGTCAGTTGCGATACACTGATTACGTCTGTTTGTGCTAGTACCAGTCTCTCTCCTTCTTTTGAGCAAGAGAAAAAAGACTTAGAAGACTGCATTCCAAAGGCTACCAGGGATGCAACGAAGTGGGTGTATAAGGTTTTCTAGCGCCAGATCCCAAGAAACGACCCTTCACAAGATCAATTTTCCTGCGAGGTTGACTTAGCTAAAATCCACTCATTGGATTCAAATATTGCAAACACAAATGTTGAGAGCATGAAGTTCTGATTGACCAAGTTTGTTCAAGAGGTTGTGAAGGTGGTCAGGAGTCACTACCTAGGAAGGAGTTTGTGAAATGAACACAAAGCATTATATGATGCCACTAGTGGCATTACATAATGCTTCATGTTCATTTGCATTTCATAACTcctcttttaaaatttttaccCTGCTATTTTCCTGGGGCCATGTCTGAATGCCTCCCTGGGCTTTTAGGTCTGTTGGGTGAATTATTAGGTATAACAACTTACTCACTTGTCTACAGAAATTCATCCGATTGGTCAAAACAGCTATTGAATATCGATGATATTTAAAAAATATTCTAAAACCATTTTCCCGTATTTTATGACAACGCCCATCTTTAGCCCTAGATGTATGTAACAGAAAAGAATCAATGTAAATTCTCATTCTACCTGAAGCAGACAGGTTTGGCCAGCTGAAATgtagttctaaaaataaaacacaaactgcGGTGACAAGCATGAGGCTAAATGAATGTAGAACTAAAACagaaattttctttactgactCAATGTTTCCTATGTCTCAACGTACATCTTCAGTTGGGACCGTTGGCTTAAAATTTTGTAATAtacaacagtaataattattatttgagtAGAGATAAATATTATATGATTGCCATTaacaaaaaaggcaataaaagaGGAGATGAAATTTTACACTATTGGTGGTTTGCAAACAATCTCTTGGGACacataacaatgctgcaatgtacaagtGCTGGTGgacaaacaaaaggagctaacgAGAAATCTTTAGTTttttgtccaccaacatggAGGCTATGATGTAATGTGAAATCCACCAATGCACACACATAAACAATACACATGTAAAAAGCTTATCACTAAAGATGCCGCTAACGTATTCATTAAAGGATGACTGAGGATCTTGAGTGAAAAGAATTACTTTTGTGGCCCAATGATGGTTCAGATCTACCACTGTCAAAGTGGTCCCATTTTAAGTTGTGAACAGTTCAGGTTGCATGATTATCAAGTGCTGATGTGATGGTGTTACTTGGCAACACTTTCAAATGTTTGGATTTCCAATTATGTAACCTGCACTTTGTTTTACCAATGTGACAAATCTAGATGGTTTCATGATGGGTTGCAAGATGAAGAATAAATatgtttattattcatcttgCAAGTCATTGAATTACATAaccgcacacgtcttcacagccaatcacattgtgCGTTTACCAATGGCTACTCTATTTATTGACCATGATATAGCTCACCACTGACCAAggcttttttaaattttcaactgacttaAACAACCATCACTTCACGCTGAAGATTGTCAAAACGTCATTCGCcaacagcagtccttctcaggactctcATCACCCAGATGATTAGTGGATTAGTTTCGTTTCCATCAAAATATGTTATTACGAAAAATTGTCTTGTATAATAGGTGCATACATCTTTTCATAGCATGACTCGAAGGAATTCGGGCACCATTTTAAACCAAAACGTTTCTACCCAACATTGCATTTCTTCGttaagatgaaaaaataatcaATTGGTGGAAGACCACTCCTAGCTGGTCCCCGGCCCCTCGCAGCAGGTTGTTGAACGAAGCCATGTGACTAGGTGCAACAAGGAGCCGGTTGCTCGCTAGTGCTAACCATCAGTTCAGAAGTATCGAAACTATTAAACGTTCATACTGTAGTTTAACGCTGGTTTATTGCACTGTCCTTCGCGCTAACCATTCTTCGAGAAACTTGGGCCAGCTCTTTCTGGAGGGAAGAAGAGATAGTACCCTGGAAACGAGAAAGCGTCATTCTTGTTTATCACTTTCATTTTCACGTGGTGGTGCAATCGGCTTGAGGGTGAGTCTTCCATTATTGTGTTCTTTTACCCAGGCGTGAACAGTTTTGTTAGTTTTACCTTGATTATTTGCTTCGTGGAGCAACTTGGAGTACCCAGCCACTGAACGGTTGAttaggcccgtttcaaacgtcgaactttacatgtgccgaatctcatgcaaatgagaaaaatctattgttttcgctcatttgcattagattcggcacatgtaaagttcgacgttagAAATGGGGCTTAGAAAGAGCTCACAGACATTTCGTATTTTTTCAAAGTCTGGAAAGAGGGATGTgcgattagtaatagtaattgggccgagtggagtacaattcagggagtaatcgggcgagtaatttcaaatcggccgagcgcgaagcgcgagggtgatttgaaattacgagcacgattactccctgaattgtacgacacgaagtccaattactaattaatcataactataacaaaattcgagaagaatatgacagtggtttaaactatttgaccggtttatatattcaacttctaagctacatgccgaaaaaaaagccattcaagtgcaactagcgagagcttgatgacgcgtactgtccaattactcaggcatgacgcgtacaactgtccgattacggctgaaatcaggctcgctgaggaccaatcagattcgagaattttgatatagttgtgattatgcCTTTAATATTCCACTTAAGAACTTAGTAACCACGCTTATATTATAAGCGACTAGATTTCACATATAGCATTTCAAGAGACACTCGCCGGCGCTCTCTAACTATTTAGTTATTAATTAAACTCGTATATAACACTCCTCTGCAGTCTACTCATTGTCGGCTCCATATCATAAACAACACAGTGGAGTCAAGCGCAAAGACTATATGTTCAAAGAGAAGCCTGAGAGCAACCAAAGCTTTCTTGAAATTAACAAAACGGGGGCTTATTTATTGAGAAGTAAAAATTCTGATTTCAAACCTTAAAATTGTTATATGTAATGTAATGTCAGGAGTGAGAGGACAAACATACGTGTCCCCTTTAcattgctttatttattttatttatttccctgcaaattacaaaaaaataccATCATCTGAAATTGCGATGATATGATGCCAGACTCGTTCAGAATGAAATCGGATCCTGAacagttttgtttctatttttcgtttttctttttttgcgatttttgtttGTAGCTACGCCTGGGCTAGAGGCGTAGCCACTATGTTATCGAGATCATTCCGTATGATGTCTGCAAGTAAGACTAGAACCCAGACTCTctcttttttaaacattttactgCGGCTCTTTCATCAATGCCATAATTATCGATAACAGGaacttcttccttttttttgcgTTGAAAGAAAAATATGCATTTTACACTGGTAATTTTTAGCAGTCAGCACTATTacgaatgtttttttttttctttctattcattgtttgttttctcgtCTCACTATGAATCACCCCGTTATTCCTTTTGAACCCAGTTGTCATTTATGGACATCAATAAACATTTCCTTGGTTAAGCTTCTTTAGCAGTAGCCACATGTAGTCACAGACTGTCTTTTCCTTGACAGGTAAGTTGTTCGCTTCCAAAGAAGAGCTTGTAGTCGTGATTCGTGCAATCGTTGCTTTTGCAAATATGTAAGAATTTTCCAGAGTTTTTGTTCTTTCGGAATCAATTTGGTACGTTTATGTTTTTATTAAGAATCAAAATTATCTATTTCAAGCAATATTATAT
This genomic interval carries:
- the LOC136931967 gene encoding dual specificity protein phosphatase 12-like isoform X3, which gives rise to MSFVKENLYIGSRADAIALANTRPSEEKTRILTVDLEPLRLENEDLIILKHVQCLDEHDTDLLSFFDDCSEFITDGIDKKENVLVHCPNDGFVVQLQLYEAMGNTVDKTNPAYKEYRLKLLANQLQSVFNLISQQYGSKDLLSSVIKELKDTSSSAHKSYKCRKCRLLLFDTNSVLAHEPGSGQTSFKWQKQDLHKVDPKNNTQCTSVFIEPVTWMLPLLEGTVDGKLLCPKCNGRLGSFNWAGMQCSCGKWVTPAFQIHKNRVDEVSHQLAPS
- the LOC136931967 gene encoding dual specificity protein phosphatase 12-like isoform X1, whose protein sequence is MSFVKENLYIGSRADAIALANTRPSEEKTRILTVDLEPLRLENEDLIILKHVQCLDEHDTDLLSFFDDCSEFITDGIDKKENVLVHCLSGISRSSAVVLAYLMKTKGMSLDEALVFLQNRYPKANPNDGFVVQLQLYEAMGNTVDKTNPAYKEYRLKLLANQLQSVFNLISQQYGSKDLLSSVIKELKDTSSSAHKSYKCRKCRLLLFDTNSVLAHEPGSGQTSFKWQKQDLHKVDPKNNTQCTSVFIEPVTWMLPLLEGTVDGKLLCPKCNGRLGSFNWAGMQCSCGKWVTPAFQIHKNRVDEVSHQLAPS
- the LOC136931961 gene encoding F-box only protein 38-like, coding for MDSKKLNLELDHRSRKFVSTNVSNNGLEFLEDNSVLFEHLSLEIIVKIMSSLTLADILLLERTSKKFSNATSILLRTRKIVDFTEGKWYGEMSSLITDGIFSRLLKRCPEVNSVLGIHPRSITKRQQRYVDTLSVDGVTAALTFCAKLKSISTSNVQILDAMLAINPTLEIVGGFRNRGGDFPISPLNNLSIPRDVRLSQLILTGVTVPSLPAIGTLSFLQLRWVKFTDPDPFKDFSCPMLEHFIMKNCMGDIDTGSFSAITCFPLFHALGRAGHLERLELVRVPFPGGIFRHVVEDNWRMGSFRCLTRVSLASCYDALEVDLGYLVLVSAFRLEELIIQPSLTKDAVFSALLMAHADYPRFECLHLGYTDEFPEKGQYTEDELLQYGLSIEREQSPTLSDRGMKLALQVFPQVRYLAVCSCPNLKNASLWYTPSLTCRALRDLTLSKCKNLFIEHVSQFIGQLPSLEYLHVEHMFKKGDEAVDGRVDTERKLIISSQTVTSVSLNKCGVIKLSVLNCPNLCTLSCSSCKSLAHVEFQNCLLSRASFSCCPALCIKSVLDEVHRLPANGSRVISLRPTESFEPLELERQFFSSTLDYHFIIVHDHRNSIGIVSKLAIYSWVDIITAINCELIDNLDFPQADLKSKTSKDFPWNRDIYRIHKKLPSGQVEIMTDVPWFQKLSTSMESSCSLQIADSSNQQLPRLKSNLPMSVCLDILKEEICESFSACKRLYRHILVLHLNAVDVSHVYEQGV
- the LOC136931967 gene encoding dual specificity protein phosphatase 12-like isoform X4, which gives rise to MSFVKENLYIGSRADAIALANTRPSEEKTRILTVDLEPLRLENEDLIILKHVQCLDEHDTDLLSFFDDCSEFITDGIDKKENVLVHCPNDGFVVQLQLYEAMGNTVDKTNPAYKEYRLKLLANQLQSQQYGSKDLLSSVIKELKDTSSSAHKSYKCRKCRLLLFDTNSVLAHEPGSGQTSFKWQKQDLHKVDPKNNTQCTSVFIEPVTWMLPLLEGTVDGKLLCPKCNGRLGSFNWAGMQCSCGKWVTPAFQIHKNRVDEVSHQLAPS
- the LOC136931967 gene encoding dual specificity protein phosphatase 12-like isoform X2 — protein: MSFVKENLYIGSRADAIALANTRPSEEKTRILTVDLEPLRLENEDLIILKHVQCLDEHDTDLLSFFDDCSEFITDGIDKKENVLVHCLSGISRSSAVVLAYLMKTKGMSLDEALVFLQNRYPKANPNDGFVVQLQLYEAMGNTVDKTNPAYKEYRLKLLANQLQSQQYGSKDLLSSVIKELKDTSSSAHKSYKCRKCRLLLFDTNSVLAHEPGSGQTSFKWQKQDLHKVDPKNNTQCTSVFIEPVTWMLPLLEGTVDGKLLCPKCNGRLGSFNWAGMQCSCGKWVTPAFQIHKNRVDEVSHQLAPS